A genomic window from Raphanus sativus cultivar WK10039 unplaced genomic scaffold, ASM80110v3 Scaffold0572, whole genome shotgun sequence includes:
- the LOC108809823 gene encoding paired amphipathic helix protein Sin3-like 5 isoform X1 → MKRVREEVYVEAQTRGQTNGRALTIGGGGGGNMGGLTTDDALSYLKAVKDMFQDKKDKYDTFLALMKDFKAQRVNTSDVIASVKELFKGYDDLLLGFNTFLPKGYRITLPEKKPVAFGEAIDFVNKIKARFGDDDRAYKRFLDILNMYRKEGKSISSVYQEVTLLFQGHEDLLAEFVNFLPNNSGSGSGSYAVPHDRSASLHAMHFNKKIKIGSRPDEYTAHSDQREDGDENLVAAGNSRGKSLNQGQWPGYRQVEDNEIGHENVVFGQKNNMVKGINELDLTDCVQCTPSYRHLPDDYPIPISSYRNSLGKKVLNDHWVSVTSGSEDYSFKHMRKNQYEESLFRCEDDRYELDMLLESVNAAIKRVETLLEKMNNNTISTPICIKEHLSVLNLRCIERLYGDYGLDVMEILNKNSHIALPVILTRLKQKQEEWARCRFDFRKVWADVYAKNHHKSLDHRSFYFKQQDSKNLSTKGLVAEIKDISDRKHKEDPLHAIAVGTKPSFIPDLEFSYSDTQVHADLYQLIKYYCEEICATEQSDKVMKLWVAFLEPMFGVPSRSQTSEAMIDVAKSKDNQEQHDAREAVKDSTCDVSLVSNLKLLTPPTTPNKEIPTVQGSSVAQETIQQDKLHVGAAMNIEDTQPPKLVSPPRKDLLMEGVENRSDVMMGDQKVEREEGELSPTESFEQDNHEVYRDNDGESVQKLPDNVGGSKEQEHKGGSVFTETKAKSNTLPKDDENKTTHASGSKFGGQVSSDEEHKGAMNCDRLDSVIESENEAVGMIKSNESEGGSLTLSERYLRPVKPLAKHVSEALQVSESNSPNDSRVFYGNDSFYVLFRLHQMLYERIQSAKIHSERKWKAPDPDKTSPDSYARFMDALYNLLDGSSDNTKFEDECRAIIGAQSYVLFTLDKLVQKFVKHLHSVAADDTDTKLLQLYTYEKYRKPGRFFDIVYHENARALLHEQNIYRIEYSSAQTRLAIQLMNNGNDHQPEVTAVTVEPGFANYLQNDFLSLLPDEERPGLFLKRNKVKMNGPDESSGMLRAMEGLKIINEVECKMACSSSKVKYEPNTSDLLYRSKQRKPKVNPNGLVDNDKTPGSSETSRKKRISRFHLCLNRRLAALP, encoded by the exons atgaagagagttAGAGAAGAGGTTTATGTTGAAGCTCAGACACGAGGACAAAC AAATGGTAGGGCTTTAACGataggtggaggaggaggaggaaacaTGGGAGGGCTAACAACGGATGATGCCCTGAGCTATCTCAAAGCTGTCAAGGATATGTTTCAAGACAAGAAAGACAAGTACGACACTTTCCTTGCACTCATGAAGGATTTTAAAGCCCAGAG AGTTAACACGAGTGACGTCATTGCAAGCGTAAAAGAGTTGTTCAAGGGCTATGACGACTTGCTTTTGGGGTTTAATACCTTCTTGCCTAAGGGTTACAGAATAACCCTTCCTGAGAAGAAGCCTGTGGCTTTTGGAGAAGCTATCGATTTTGTTAACAAGAtcaag GCGCGGTTTGGGGATGATGACCGTGCGTATAAAAGgtttcttgacatcttgaacaTGTATAGAAAGGAAGGCAAGTCCATCTCCTCTGTCTATCAAGAG GTTACTCTGTTGTTCCAGGGCCATGAAGATCTGCTTGCTGAGTTTGTTAATTTCTTACCTAATAATTCAGGATCAGGTTCGGGAAGCTATGCAGTACCGCATGACAGAAGTGCTTCACTTCATGCCATGCATTTTAACAAG aaaataaaaattggaagTAGGCCTGATGAGTATACCGCTCACTCTGATCAACGGGAAGATGGTGATGAGAATCTTGTGGCTGCTGGTAATTCTCGGGGAA AATCCCTTAATCAAGGTCAATGGCCGGGTTACCGGCAGGTAGAAGACAACGAGATTGGTCATGAAAATGTAGTCTTTggccaaaaaaataatatggtcAAGGGTATAAATGAACTGGATCTTACTGACTGTGTACAATGTACACCAAGCTATCGTCACCTGCCAGATGAT TATCCCATTCCTATTTCAAGCTACCGAAATTCACTAGGCAAAAAGGTACTCAATGATCATTGGGTCTCTGTCACATCGGGGAGTGAGGACTACTCATTCAAACACATGCGTAAAAACCAGTATGAAGAAAGCTTGTTTCGGTGTGAAGATGACAG GTATGAGTTGGATATGTTATTAGAGTCTGTGAATGCAGCCATTAAGCGTGTGGAAACGCTTCTGGAGAAGATGAACAACAACACAATCTCTACACCAATTTGTATCAAAGAACACTTATCAG TGCTGAACCTAAGATGCATTGAGCGGTTGTACGGGGATTATGGGCTTGACGTTATGGAAATTCTGAACAAGAACTCTCATATAGCCTTGCCGGTGATACTAACTCGCTTGAAGCAGAAACAAGAAGAATGGGCTAGGTGTCGCTTTGATTTCAGGAAAGTATGGGCTGATGTATATGCAAAGAATCATCACAAATCACTAGATCACCGTAGCTTTTATTTTAAGCAGCAGGACTCCAAGAATCTGAGCACaaaag GTTTGGTGGCTGAGATAAAAGATATCAGTGACAGAAAGCATAAAGAAGACCCGCTTCATGCCATTGCTGTCGGAACTAAGCCCTCTTTCATCCCAGACTTGGAATTCAGTTATTCCGATACTCAAGTTCATGCTGACTTATACCAACTAATCAAGTATTACTGCGAAGAAATATGTGCCACTGAACAGTCAGATAAAGTAATGAAGCTGTGGGTAGCCTTTTTGGAGCCCATGTTTGGCGTTCCTTCTAGGTCTCAAACTAGTGAGGCAATGATAGATGTTGCAAAGTCCAAAGACAACCAAGAGCAGCATGATGCACGTGAGGCAGTGAAGGACAGCACCTGTGACGTTTCTCTTGTCTCAAACCTAAAACTTCTAACACCTCCAACAACACCTAACAAAGAAATCCCAACAGTACAAGGAAGCTCTGTCGCACAAGAAACCATTCAGCAAGATAAACTGCATGTTGGCGCAGCTATGAATATTGAG GATACCCAGCCTCCCAAGCTGGTGTCACCACCCAGAAAGGATTTATTAATGGAGGGTGTAGAGAATCGTAGTGATGTAATGATGGGAGATCAGAAGGTTGAGCGAGAAGAGGGTGAGTTATCTCCCACCGAAAGCTTTGAGCAAGACAATCATGAGGTTTATAGAGACAACGACGGGGAGTCTGTTCAGAAACTGCCAGACAATGTAGGAGGTAGTAAAGAGCAAGAGCACAAAGGAGGTTCAGTCTTTACTGAAACCAAAGCAAAGAGCAATACTCTCCCTAAAGATGATGAAAATAAAACTACTCACGCCTCAGGAAGCAAATTTGGTGGCCAAGTTTCTTCCGATGAAGAGCATAAAGGAGCTATGAACTGTGACCGGCTCGACAGTGTGATTGAGAGTGAAAATGAGGCTGTAGGGATGATTAAATCCAATGAGAGTGAAGGTGGATCTCTCACACTTTCAGAACGGTATCTGCGACCTGTAAAGCCCCTTGCAAAGCATGTGTCTGAAGCACTGCAAGTCAGTGAAAGTAACTCTCCTAATGATTCTCGAGTTTTCTATGGAAATGATTCCTTTTATGTGCTTTTTAGGCTTCATCAA ATGTTGTACGAGAGAATACAATCTGCAAAGATACATTCAGAGAGGAAATGGAAAGCTCCAGATCCAGATAAAACATCTCCTGATTCTTATGCTAG GTTCATGGATGCTCTCTATAATTTACTTGACGGCTCAAGTGATAATACAAAGTTCGAAGATGAATGCCGAGCTATTATTGGAGCACAATCATATGTTCTCTTCACATTGGACAAGCTAGTTCAGAAGTTTGTCAAGCAT CTTCATTCAGTTGCAGCTGATGATACAGACACCAAGCTACTGCAACTATACACATATGAGAAATACAGAAAACCTGGAAGATTCTTTGATATAGTGTACCATGAGAATGCGCGAGCCCTTCTCCATGAGCAGAACATATACCGGATTGAATAT TCATCAGCACAGACCCGTCTGGCGATTCAACTTATGAACAACGGGAACGATCATCAGCCTGAAGTTACAGCTGTAACAGTGGAACCAGGTTTTGCAAATTATCTTCAGAATGACTTTCTTTCGCTTTTACCTGATGAAGAAAGACCTGGTCTATTTCTCAAGAG GAACAAGGTGAAAATGAACGGTCCAGATGAGTCTTCAGGGATGTTGCGTGCAATGGAAGGATTGAAGATTATCAATGAGGTCGAATGTAAGATGGCTTGCAGTTCTTCCAAG GTCAAATATGAACCAAACACATCAGATCTTCTGTATAGAAGCAAGCAGAGGAAACCAAAAGTGAATCCAAATGGGCTTGTTGACAATGACAAAACTCCTGGTAGCAGTGAAACCTcgagaaagaaaagaatatcGCGATTTCACTTGTGTCTGAACCGTAGACTTGCTGCCTTGCCTTAA
- the LOC108809823 gene encoding paired amphipathic helix protein Sin3-like 5 isoform X2 codes for MKRVREEVYVEAQTRGQTNGRALTIGGGGGGNMGGLTTDDALSYLKAVKDMFQDKKDKYDTFLALMKDFKAQRVNTSDVIASVKELFKGYDDLLLGFNTFLPKGYRITLPEKKPVAFGEAIDFVNKIKARFGDDDRAYKRFLDILNMYRKEGKSISSVYQEVTLLFQGHEDLLAEFVNFLPNNSGSGSGSYAVPHDRSASLHAMHFNKKIKIGSRPDEYTAHSDQREDGDENLVAAESLNQGQWPGYRQVEDNEIGHENVVFGQKNNMVKGINELDLTDCVQCTPSYRHLPDDYPIPISSYRNSLGKKVLNDHWVSVTSGSEDYSFKHMRKNQYEESLFRCEDDRYELDMLLESVNAAIKRVETLLEKMNNNTISTPICIKEHLSVLNLRCIERLYGDYGLDVMEILNKNSHIALPVILTRLKQKQEEWARCRFDFRKVWADVYAKNHHKSLDHRSFYFKQQDSKNLSTKGLVAEIKDISDRKHKEDPLHAIAVGTKPSFIPDLEFSYSDTQVHADLYQLIKYYCEEICATEQSDKVMKLWVAFLEPMFGVPSRSQTSEAMIDVAKSKDNQEQHDAREAVKDSTCDVSLVSNLKLLTPPTTPNKEIPTVQGSSVAQETIQQDKLHVGAAMNIEDTQPPKLVSPPRKDLLMEGVENRSDVMMGDQKVEREEGELSPTESFEQDNHEVYRDNDGESVQKLPDNVGGSKEQEHKGGSVFTETKAKSNTLPKDDENKTTHASGSKFGGQVSSDEEHKGAMNCDRLDSVIESENEAVGMIKSNESEGGSLTLSERYLRPVKPLAKHVSEALQVSESNSPNDSRVFYGNDSFYVLFRLHQMLYERIQSAKIHSERKWKAPDPDKTSPDSYARFMDALYNLLDGSSDNTKFEDECRAIIGAQSYVLFTLDKLVQKFVKHLHSVAADDTDTKLLQLYTYEKYRKPGRFFDIVYHENARALLHEQNIYRIEYSSAQTRLAIQLMNNGNDHQPEVTAVTVEPGFANYLQNDFLSLLPDEERPGLFLKRNKVKMNGPDESSGMLRAMEGLKIINEVECKMACSSSKVKYEPNTSDLLYRSKQRKPKVNPNGLVDNDKTPGSSETSRKKRISRFHLCLNRRLAALP; via the exons atgaagagagttAGAGAAGAGGTTTATGTTGAAGCTCAGACACGAGGACAAAC AAATGGTAGGGCTTTAACGataggtggaggaggaggaggaaacaTGGGAGGGCTAACAACGGATGATGCCCTGAGCTATCTCAAAGCTGTCAAGGATATGTTTCAAGACAAGAAAGACAAGTACGACACTTTCCTTGCACTCATGAAGGATTTTAAAGCCCAGAG AGTTAACACGAGTGACGTCATTGCAAGCGTAAAAGAGTTGTTCAAGGGCTATGACGACTTGCTTTTGGGGTTTAATACCTTCTTGCCTAAGGGTTACAGAATAACCCTTCCTGAGAAGAAGCCTGTGGCTTTTGGAGAAGCTATCGATTTTGTTAACAAGAtcaag GCGCGGTTTGGGGATGATGACCGTGCGTATAAAAGgtttcttgacatcttgaacaTGTATAGAAAGGAAGGCAAGTCCATCTCCTCTGTCTATCAAGAG GTTACTCTGTTGTTCCAGGGCCATGAAGATCTGCTTGCTGAGTTTGTTAATTTCTTACCTAATAATTCAGGATCAGGTTCGGGAAGCTATGCAGTACCGCATGACAGAAGTGCTTCACTTCATGCCATGCATTTTAACAAG aaaataaaaattggaagTAGGCCTGATGAGTATACCGCTCACTCTGATCAACGGGAAGATGGTGATGAGAATCTTGTGGCTGCTG AATCCCTTAATCAAGGTCAATGGCCGGGTTACCGGCAGGTAGAAGACAACGAGATTGGTCATGAAAATGTAGTCTTTggccaaaaaaataatatggtcAAGGGTATAAATGAACTGGATCTTACTGACTGTGTACAATGTACACCAAGCTATCGTCACCTGCCAGATGAT TATCCCATTCCTATTTCAAGCTACCGAAATTCACTAGGCAAAAAGGTACTCAATGATCATTGGGTCTCTGTCACATCGGGGAGTGAGGACTACTCATTCAAACACATGCGTAAAAACCAGTATGAAGAAAGCTTGTTTCGGTGTGAAGATGACAG GTATGAGTTGGATATGTTATTAGAGTCTGTGAATGCAGCCATTAAGCGTGTGGAAACGCTTCTGGAGAAGATGAACAACAACACAATCTCTACACCAATTTGTATCAAAGAACACTTATCAG TGCTGAACCTAAGATGCATTGAGCGGTTGTACGGGGATTATGGGCTTGACGTTATGGAAATTCTGAACAAGAACTCTCATATAGCCTTGCCGGTGATACTAACTCGCTTGAAGCAGAAACAAGAAGAATGGGCTAGGTGTCGCTTTGATTTCAGGAAAGTATGGGCTGATGTATATGCAAAGAATCATCACAAATCACTAGATCACCGTAGCTTTTATTTTAAGCAGCAGGACTCCAAGAATCTGAGCACaaaag GTTTGGTGGCTGAGATAAAAGATATCAGTGACAGAAAGCATAAAGAAGACCCGCTTCATGCCATTGCTGTCGGAACTAAGCCCTCTTTCATCCCAGACTTGGAATTCAGTTATTCCGATACTCAAGTTCATGCTGACTTATACCAACTAATCAAGTATTACTGCGAAGAAATATGTGCCACTGAACAGTCAGATAAAGTAATGAAGCTGTGGGTAGCCTTTTTGGAGCCCATGTTTGGCGTTCCTTCTAGGTCTCAAACTAGTGAGGCAATGATAGATGTTGCAAAGTCCAAAGACAACCAAGAGCAGCATGATGCACGTGAGGCAGTGAAGGACAGCACCTGTGACGTTTCTCTTGTCTCAAACCTAAAACTTCTAACACCTCCAACAACACCTAACAAAGAAATCCCAACAGTACAAGGAAGCTCTGTCGCACAAGAAACCATTCAGCAAGATAAACTGCATGTTGGCGCAGCTATGAATATTGAG GATACCCAGCCTCCCAAGCTGGTGTCACCACCCAGAAAGGATTTATTAATGGAGGGTGTAGAGAATCGTAGTGATGTAATGATGGGAGATCAGAAGGTTGAGCGAGAAGAGGGTGAGTTATCTCCCACCGAAAGCTTTGAGCAAGACAATCATGAGGTTTATAGAGACAACGACGGGGAGTCTGTTCAGAAACTGCCAGACAATGTAGGAGGTAGTAAAGAGCAAGAGCACAAAGGAGGTTCAGTCTTTACTGAAACCAAAGCAAAGAGCAATACTCTCCCTAAAGATGATGAAAATAAAACTACTCACGCCTCAGGAAGCAAATTTGGTGGCCAAGTTTCTTCCGATGAAGAGCATAAAGGAGCTATGAACTGTGACCGGCTCGACAGTGTGATTGAGAGTGAAAATGAGGCTGTAGGGATGATTAAATCCAATGAGAGTGAAGGTGGATCTCTCACACTTTCAGAACGGTATCTGCGACCTGTAAAGCCCCTTGCAAAGCATGTGTCTGAAGCACTGCAAGTCAGTGAAAGTAACTCTCCTAATGATTCTCGAGTTTTCTATGGAAATGATTCCTTTTATGTGCTTTTTAGGCTTCATCAA ATGTTGTACGAGAGAATACAATCTGCAAAGATACATTCAGAGAGGAAATGGAAAGCTCCAGATCCAGATAAAACATCTCCTGATTCTTATGCTAG GTTCATGGATGCTCTCTATAATTTACTTGACGGCTCAAGTGATAATACAAAGTTCGAAGATGAATGCCGAGCTATTATTGGAGCACAATCATATGTTCTCTTCACATTGGACAAGCTAGTTCAGAAGTTTGTCAAGCAT CTTCATTCAGTTGCAGCTGATGATACAGACACCAAGCTACTGCAACTATACACATATGAGAAATACAGAAAACCTGGAAGATTCTTTGATATAGTGTACCATGAGAATGCGCGAGCCCTTCTCCATGAGCAGAACATATACCGGATTGAATAT TCATCAGCACAGACCCGTCTGGCGATTCAACTTATGAACAACGGGAACGATCATCAGCCTGAAGTTACAGCTGTAACAGTGGAACCAGGTTTTGCAAATTATCTTCAGAATGACTTTCTTTCGCTTTTACCTGATGAAGAAAGACCTGGTCTATTTCTCAAGAG GAACAAGGTGAAAATGAACGGTCCAGATGAGTCTTCAGGGATGTTGCGTGCAATGGAAGGATTGAAGATTATCAATGAGGTCGAATGTAAGATGGCTTGCAGTTCTTCCAAG GTCAAATATGAACCAAACACATCAGATCTTCTGTATAGAAGCAAGCAGAGGAAACCAAAAGTGAATCCAAATGGGCTTGTTGACAATGACAAAACTCCTGGTAGCAGTGAAACCTcgagaaagaaaagaatatcGCGATTTCACTTGTGTCTGAACCGTAGACTTGCTGCCTTGCCTTAA
- the LOC130502463 gene encoding uncharacterized protein LOC130502463, translating into MGVVMGRNEKVNIPHMYIKLVMDLDKLRKFHWGLHSYDFLLSSIEKARKRLGKKGSYIFEGFSYAIQIWLMEAIPDFGEICGKRVSDSFRGPMCGNWKGVAKVSYHDVTKLEDSFTDKSVLFSVISVSGNDVLLDQIYRRKGEMEDERVDLILERIRTKFDWSNTDWEVIEAEDTVMEEAVTDDIDAEAANMARILQL; encoded by the exons ATGGGAGTGGTGATGGGGCGTAATGAGAAGGTGAACATCCCTCATATGTATATTAAGTTGGTGATGGATCTTGACAAGCTTCGGAAGTTCCATTGGGGTCTTCACTCCTATGACTTTCTGCTCAGTTCCATTGAGAAGGCTAGGAAGAGGTTGGGTAAGAAGGGCAGCTACATTTTCGAGGGTTTCTCATATGCTATCCAGATTTGGCTTATGGAAGCAATTCCGGATTTTGGAGAAATATGTGGCAAGAGAGTCTCAGACAGCTTCAGAGGTCCAATGTGTGGCAATTGGAAAGGAGTTGCAAAAGTTTCTTATCATGACGTCACAAAACTTGAAGACTCTTTTACTGACAAG AGTGTCTTGTTCTCCGTCATCTCAGTGAGTGGTAATGATGTCTTGCTCGATCAAATCTACAGAAGGAAGGGTGAGATGGAAGATGAACGAGTCGACCTTATCCTGGAGAGGATAAGGACAAAGTTTGATTGGAGCAACACAGACTGGGAAGTTATAGAAGCTGAAGACACTGTAATGGAGGAAGCTGTGACGGATGATATTGATGCAGAAGCTGCTAATATGGCGAGGATACTGCAGTTGTAG